Proteins from a single region of Ziziphus jujuba cultivar Dongzao chromosome 1, ASM3175591v1:
- the LOC107412207 gene encoding protein GRAVITROPIC IN THE LIGHT 1 isoform X2 translates to MDTVRPKSALNSKSKLARTFQKVINLRTATRIASNNGICILASQAKVKEDDSDKLKHFDHKNDELKGRNRAVLEAVVAKLFAGVTAIKAAYAELQMAQNPYNGEAIQVADQSVVDELKAISELKRSFLKKELDLSPQVTLMLAEIQEQQSLMKTYEITIKKLEAEVDHKDSDISSLKKQLDDSISFNKSMEKKLNESGPLPMLDNLRLSMLSPTHFVQFLQHTLRSIRSFVKLMIREMESARWDLDSAIQFIEPDAVFAKPSHRSYAFESFVSKTMFEGFNHPSFTLSDDQQKQNHNVDNRLFFDKFKKLRSVSPKQYLTQNPNSSVGKFTKNKYLHLVHAKMECSIFGNLNVRKVVSSGTGYPETPFFTAFAEMSKRVWLLHCLAFSFGEEVTIFQVRKDCRFSEVYMECVSQEATLFSSGELNDANADIELRVGFTVVPGFKIGKTVIQSQVYLSPAITPATSC, encoded by the coding sequence ATGGATACAGTCAGACCCAAATCAGCTCTGAACAGCAAGAGCAAGCTAGCGCGGACTTTTCAGAAGGTAATCAACCTCCGAACAGCCACGAGAATCGCCTCCAACAATGGCATTTGCATACTCGCTTCCCAAGCTAAAGTCAAGGAAGACGATTCTGATAAGCTCAAGCATTTCGACCACAAGAACGACGAACTCAAAGGCCGGAACAGAGCTGTACTTGAAGCTGTGGTCGCCAAGCTATTTGCTGGAGTTACTGCCATCAAAGCTGCTTATGCAGAGCTCCAAATGGCGCAGAATCCTTATAACGGCGAAGCCATTCAGGTCGCTGACCAGTCCGTGGTCGATGAGCTGAAAGCGATCTCGGAATTGAAAAGAAGTTTCTTGAAGAAAGAATTGGATCTTTCCCCACAAGTGACTCTGATGCTGGCGGAGATTCAGGAGCAACAGAGCTTGATGAAGACGTACGAAATCACCATCAAGAAGCTCGAGGCCGAGGTCGATCACAAGGATTCGGACATCTCTTCGCTCAAGAAACAGCTCGATGATTCCATTTCGTTCAATAAATCGATGGAGAAGAAACTAAACGAAAGTGGGCCTCTGCCCATGTTGGACAATCTTCGGCTTTCGATGCTCAGCCCAACCCATTTCGTTCAGTTCCTGCAGCACACTTTGAGATCCATCAGGAGCTTCGTGAAATTGATGATCCGCGAAATGGAATCGGCTCGTTGGGATCTTGATTCCGCCATCCAGTTCATCGAGCCCGACGCCGTGTTTGCTAAGCCCAGTCATCGGTCCTACGCTTTCGAGTCGTTCGTGTCGAAGACAATGTTCGAAGGCTTCAACCATCCGAGCTTCACGCTTTCTGACGATCAACAGAAGCAAAACCACAACGTCGATAACCGACTCTTCTTCGACAAGTTCAAGAAGCTGAGATCGGTGAGTCCGAAACAATACCTAACTCAGAATCCCAACTCGTCCGTGGGCAAATTCACGAAGAACAAGTACCTCCACCTGGTGCACGCGAAGATGGAATGCTCTATTTTCGGCAATTTGAACGTGAGGAAGGTGGTGAGCTCTGGTACCGGCTATCCGGAAACTCCATTCTTCACAGCGTTCGCTGAGATGTCGAAGCGCGTTTGGCTCCTTCACTGCTTGGCGTTCTCGTTCGGCGAAGAGGTCACCATTTTTCAGGTGAGGAAAGACTGCAGGTTTTCAGAGGTTTACATGGAGTGTGTGAGCCAAGAAGCAACGCTCTTCTCTTCCGGTGAGCTCAACGATGCCAACGCCGATATCGAGCTTCGCGTAGGTTTTACGGTCGTCCCGGGCTTCAAAATCGGAAAGACAGTGATTCAGAGCCAGGTTTATTTGTCTCCGGCAATTACTCCGGCAACAAGTtgctga
- the LOC107412207 gene encoding protein GRAVITROPIC IN THE LIGHT 1 isoform X1 produces MDTVRPKSALNSKSKLARTFQKVINLRTATRIASNNGICILASQAKVKEDDSDKLKHFDHKNDELKGRNRAVLEAVVAKLFAGVTAIKAAYAELQMAQNPYNGEAIQVADQSVVDELKAISELKRSFLKKELDLSPQVTLMLAEIQEQQSLMKTYEITIKKLEAEVDHKDSDISSLKKQLDDSISFNKSMEKKLNESGPLPMLDNLRLSMLSPTHFVQFLQHTLRSIRSFVKLMIREMESARWDLDSAIQFIEPDAVFAKPSHRSYAFESFVSKTMFEGFNHPSFTLSDDQQKQNHNVDNRLFFDKFKKLRSVSPKQYLTQNPNSSVGKFTKNKYLHLVHAKMECSIFGNLNVRKVVSSGTGYPETPFFTAFAEMSKRVWLLHCLAFSFGEEVTIFQVRKDCRFSEVYMECVSQEATLFSSGELNDANADIELRVGFTVVPGFKIGKTVIQSQRTRFFVLLRRGRGAML; encoded by the exons ATGGATACAGTCAGACCCAAATCAGCTCTGAACAGCAAGAGCAAGCTAGCGCGGACTTTTCAGAAGGTAATCAACCTCCGAACAGCCACGAGAATCGCCTCCAACAATGGCATTTGCATACTCGCTTCCCAAGCTAAAGTCAAGGAAGACGATTCTGATAAGCTCAAGCATTTCGACCACAAGAACGACGAACTCAAAGGCCGGAACAGAGCTGTACTTGAAGCTGTGGTCGCCAAGCTATTTGCTGGAGTTACTGCCATCAAAGCTGCTTATGCAGAGCTCCAAATGGCGCAGAATCCTTATAACGGCGAAGCCATTCAGGTCGCTGACCAGTCCGTGGTCGATGAGCTGAAAGCGATCTCGGAATTGAAAAGAAGTTTCTTGAAGAAAGAATTGGATCTTTCCCCACAAGTGACTCTGATGCTGGCGGAGATTCAGGAGCAACAGAGCTTGATGAAGACGTACGAAATCACCATCAAGAAGCTCGAGGCCGAGGTCGATCACAAGGATTCGGACATCTCTTCGCTCAAGAAACAGCTCGATGATTCCATTTCGTTCAATAAATCGATGGAGAAGAAACTAAACGAAAGTGGGCCTCTGCCCATGTTGGACAATCTTCGGCTTTCGATGCTCAGCCCAACCCATTTCGTTCAGTTCCTGCAGCACACTTTGAGATCCATCAGGAGCTTCGTGAAATTGATGATCCGCGAAATGGAATCGGCTCGTTGGGATCTTGATTCCGCCATCCAGTTCATCGAGCCCGACGCCGTGTTTGCTAAGCCCAGTCATCGGTCCTACGCTTTCGAGTCGTTCGTGTCGAAGACAATGTTCGAAGGCTTCAACCATCCGAGCTTCACGCTTTCTGACGATCAACAGAAGCAAAACCACAACGTCGATAACCGACTCTTCTTCGACAAGTTCAAGAAGCTGAGATCGGTGAGTCCGAAACAATACCTAACTCAGAATCCCAACTCGTCCGTGGGCAAATTCACGAAGAACAAGTACCTCCACCTGGTGCACGCGAAGATGGAATGCTCTATTTTCGGCAATTTGAACGTGAGGAAGGTGGTGAGCTCTGGTACCGGCTATCCGGAAACTCCATTCTTCACAGCGTTCGCTGAGATGTCGAAGCGCGTTTGGCTCCTTCACTGCTTGGCGTTCTCGTTCGGCGAAGAGGTCACCATTTTTCAGGTGAGGAAAGACTGCAGGTTTTCAGAGGTTTACATGGAGTGTGTGAGCCAAGAAGCAACGCTCTTCTCTTCCGGTGAGCTCAACGATGCCAACGCCGATATCGAGCTTCGCGTAGGTTTTACGGTCGTCCCGGGCTTCAAAATCGGAAAGACAGTGATTCAGAGCCAG CGCACGCGCTTCTTTGTTCTGCTCCGCCGTGGCCGTGGGGCCATGTTGTAA